A part of Capsicum annuum cultivar UCD-10X-F1 chromosome 6, UCD10Xv1.1, whole genome shotgun sequence genomic DNA contains:
- the LOC107855427 gene encoding transcription factor BIM1 isoform X3 produces MELPQSRTFGTEGRKTTHDFLSLYSPIEQDPRPMQGGYVKTHDFLQPLEQARKTIGKEENKVEVEAVENPPSAEHILPGGIGTYSISYLQQRVPKPEASTFAITQASSTDRDDRNSNCSSYSGSGFTLWNESTMKNGKTVKENLAGDRHVIREAGVNIGGGKPTTSLERQSQFSSNHNHNTATLSSHSSPQQPSAMDNQSFIHMITSARNAQEDNDDEEEEFVVKKESPSPSRGNLSVKVDGKNSDQKPNTPRSKHSATEQRRRSKINDRFLRLREIIPHSDQKRDKASFLLEVIEYIQFLQEKVHKYEGSYQGLENKPSTLPWNKFNSMAQGLIDHSQGTNSASSHALIHAAQFDENKIGISATGPVNGQTLEPKRTSSVKERDHKLKGQEMSIESGTVSISSIYSQRLLNTLKQALQKSGVDLLQANMSVQIDLAKRANDRSNASASNFKDDNISSNNQPTSQSIHTSTRDESVHTFKRLKTN; encoded by the exons ATGGAGCTACCTCAATCCAGGACTTTTGGAACAGAAG GGAGGAAGACGACGCATGATTTTCTTTCACTGTATTCACCTATTGAACAAGATCCAAGACCTATGCAAG GTGGCTACGTAAAAACTCATGATTTCTTGCAACCTCTAGAACAAGCAAGGAAGACAATTgggaaagaagaaaataaagtagaggTAGAGGCTGTAGAAAATCCTCCATCAGCAGAACATATACTTCCTGGTGGCATTGGCACCTATAGCATTTCTTATTTGCAGCAAAGGGTTCCAAAGCCAGAAGCAAGTACATTTGCTATCACACAAGCTAGCAGTACTGATAGAGACGATAGAAACTCAAACTGCAGTTCTTACTCTGGGAGTGGTTTCACACTATGGAATGAATCTACCATGAAAAACGGAAAGACAGTGAAGGAGAATCTCGCTGGAGATAGACATGTCATAAGAG AAGCAGGTGTAAACATTGGAGGAGGGAAACCTACGACATCATTAGAACGACAATCACAATTTTCTTCAAATCACAATCATAACACTGCAACGTTGAGCTCGCACTCATCTCCTCA GCAACCATCAGCTATGGACAACCAGAGTTTCATACATATGATAACATCAGCTAGGAATGCACaggaagataatgatgatgaagaagaagaatttgtTGTTAAGAAAGAGTCACCTTCACCTTCCAGAG GCAATTTATCAGTAAAAGTTGATGGAAAAAACAGTGATCAGAAGCCAAATACTCCGCGCTCGAAGCACTCAGCAACAGAGCAAAGACGAAGAAGCAAGATCAACGACAG ATTTCTGAGGCTGAGAGAGATCATCCCTCACAGTGACCAGAAGAGAGACAAAGCATCATTCTTGCTGGAG GTTATCGAATATATCCAATTCCTACAAGAGAAAGTGCACAAATATGAGGGGTCATATCAAGGCTTGGAGAATAAACCTTCAACATTACCTTGG AATAAGTTCAATAGTATGGCTCAAGGTTTGATTGATCATTCTCAAGGCACAAACAGTGCATCTAGTCACGCACTTATACATGCTGCACAGTTTGACGAGAACAAAATTGGAATCTCTGCAACAGGGCCTGTCAATGGACAGACACTGGAGCCAAAAAGAACTTCCAGTGTGAAAGAAAGAG ATCACAAGCTAAAAGGCCAAGAGATGTCTATAGAAAGTGGTACAGTGAGCATCTCAAGTATCTATTCTCAGAG GTTGTTGAACACATTGAAACAAGCATTGCAGAAATCTGGAGTAGATTTGTTACAAGCCAATATGTCCGTGCAAATTGATCTCGCGAAAAGAGCAAATGACAGATCAAATGCTTCAGCGTCAAATTTTAAG GATGACAACATCTCCTCAAACAATCAACCAACTTCACAGTCCATTCATACAAGCACAAGGGACGAATCTGTCCATACCTTCAAACGACTCAAAACAAATTAG
- the LOC107855427 gene encoding transcription factor BIM1 isoform X2: MELPQSRTFGTEGRKTTHDFLSLYSPIEQDPRPMQGGYVKTHDFLQPLEQARKTIGKEENKVEVEAVENPPSAEHILPGGIGTYSISYLQQRVPKPEASTFAITQASSTDRDDRNSNCSSYSGSGFTLWNESTMKNGKTVKENLAGDRHVIRGVNIGGGKPTTSLERQSQFSSNHNHNTATLSSHSSPQQPSAMDNQSFIHMITSARNAQEDNDDEEEEFVVKKESPSPSRGNLSVKVDGKNSDQKPNTPRSKHSATEQRRRSKINDRFLRLREIIPHSDQKRDKASFLLEVIEYIQFLQEKVHKYEGSYQGLENKPSTLPWNKFNSMAQGLIDHSQGTNSASSHALIHAAQFDENKIGISATGPVNGQTLEPKRTSSVKERGQLSELTNKGTTLCMQPNTFPFCANTSIASLQSTMAPDAVTLELKSQPQFSLSRSNVTNYAVTDHKLKGQEMSIESGTVSISSIYSQRLLNTLKQALQKSGVDLLQANMSVQIDLAKRANDRSNASASNFKDDNISSNNQPTSQSIHTSTRDESVHTFKRLKTN; this comes from the exons ATGGAGCTACCTCAATCCAGGACTTTTGGAACAGAAG GGAGGAAGACGACGCATGATTTTCTTTCACTGTATTCACCTATTGAACAAGATCCAAGACCTATGCAAG GTGGCTACGTAAAAACTCATGATTTCTTGCAACCTCTAGAACAAGCAAGGAAGACAATTgggaaagaagaaaataaagtagaggTAGAGGCTGTAGAAAATCCTCCATCAGCAGAACATATACTTCCTGGTGGCATTGGCACCTATAGCATTTCTTATTTGCAGCAAAGGGTTCCAAAGCCAGAAGCAAGTACATTTGCTATCACACAAGCTAGCAGTACTGATAGAGACGATAGAAACTCAAACTGCAGTTCTTACTCTGGGAGTGGTTTCACACTATGGAATGAATCTACCATGAAAAACGGAAAGACAGTGAAGGAGAATCTCGCTGGAGATAGACATGTCATAAGAG GTGTAAACATTGGAGGAGGGAAACCTACGACATCATTAGAACGACAATCACAATTTTCTTCAAATCACAATCATAACACTGCAACGTTGAGCTCGCACTCATCTCCTCA GCAACCATCAGCTATGGACAACCAGAGTTTCATACATATGATAACATCAGCTAGGAATGCACaggaagataatgatgatgaagaagaagaatttgtTGTTAAGAAAGAGTCACCTTCACCTTCCAGAG GCAATTTATCAGTAAAAGTTGATGGAAAAAACAGTGATCAGAAGCCAAATACTCCGCGCTCGAAGCACTCAGCAACAGAGCAAAGACGAAGAAGCAAGATCAACGACAG ATTTCTGAGGCTGAGAGAGATCATCCCTCACAGTGACCAGAAGAGAGACAAAGCATCATTCTTGCTGGAG GTTATCGAATATATCCAATTCCTACAAGAGAAAGTGCACAAATATGAGGGGTCATATCAAGGCTTGGAGAATAAACCTTCAACATTACCTTGG AATAAGTTCAATAGTATGGCTCAAGGTTTGATTGATCATTCTCAAGGCACAAACAGTGCATCTAGTCACGCACTTATACATGCTGCACAGTTTGACGAGAACAAAATTGGAATCTCTGCAACAGGGCCTGTCAATGGACAGACACTGGAGCCAAAAAGAACTTCCAGTGTGAAAGAAAGAGGTCAGCTGTCTGAGTTAACAAACAAGGGCACAACACTTTGTATGCAACCAAACACATTTCCATTTTGTGCAAATACTAGCATAGCATCACTACAATCAACAATGGCACCTGATGCTGTTACACTGGAATTGAAATCGCAACCTCAATTTTCACTAAGTAGATCAAATGTGACTAATTATGCTGTTACAGATCACAAGCTAAAAGGCCAAGAGATGTCTATAGAAAGTGGTACAGTGAGCATCTCAAGTATCTATTCTCAGAG GTTGTTGAACACATTGAAACAAGCATTGCAGAAATCTGGAGTAGATTTGTTACAAGCCAATATGTCCGTGCAAATTGATCTCGCGAAAAGAGCAAATGACAGATCAAATGCTTCAGCGTCAAATTTTAAG GATGACAACATCTCCTCAAACAATCAACCAACTTCACAGTCCATTCATACAAGCACAAGGGACGAATCTGTCCATACCTTCAAACGACTCAAAACAAATTAG
- the LOC107855427 gene encoding transcription factor BIM1 isoform X1 — protein MELPQSRTFGTEGRKTTHDFLSLYSPIEQDPRPMQGGYVKTHDFLQPLEQARKTIGKEENKVEVEAVENPPSAEHILPGGIGTYSISYLQQRVPKPEASTFAITQASSTDRDDRNSNCSSYSGSGFTLWNESTMKNGKTVKENLAGDRHVIREAGVNIGGGKPTTSLERQSQFSSNHNHNTATLSSHSSPQQPSAMDNQSFIHMITSARNAQEDNDDEEEEFVVKKESPSPSRGNLSVKVDGKNSDQKPNTPRSKHSATEQRRRSKINDRFLRLREIIPHSDQKRDKASFLLEVIEYIQFLQEKVHKYEGSYQGLENKPSTLPWNKFNSMAQGLIDHSQGTNSASSHALIHAAQFDENKIGISATGPVNGQTLEPKRTSSVKERGQLSELTNKGTTLCMQPNTFPFCANTSIASLQSTMAPDAVTLELKSQPQFSLSRSNVTNYAVTDHKLKGQEMSIESGTVSISSIYSQRLLNTLKQALQKSGVDLLQANMSVQIDLAKRANDRSNASASNFKDDNISSNNQPTSQSIHTSTRDESVHTFKRLKTN, from the exons ATGGAGCTACCTCAATCCAGGACTTTTGGAACAGAAG GGAGGAAGACGACGCATGATTTTCTTTCACTGTATTCACCTATTGAACAAGATCCAAGACCTATGCAAG GTGGCTACGTAAAAACTCATGATTTCTTGCAACCTCTAGAACAAGCAAGGAAGACAATTgggaaagaagaaaataaagtagaggTAGAGGCTGTAGAAAATCCTCCATCAGCAGAACATATACTTCCTGGTGGCATTGGCACCTATAGCATTTCTTATTTGCAGCAAAGGGTTCCAAAGCCAGAAGCAAGTACATTTGCTATCACACAAGCTAGCAGTACTGATAGAGACGATAGAAACTCAAACTGCAGTTCTTACTCTGGGAGTGGTTTCACACTATGGAATGAATCTACCATGAAAAACGGAAAGACAGTGAAGGAGAATCTCGCTGGAGATAGACATGTCATAAGAG AAGCAGGTGTAAACATTGGAGGAGGGAAACCTACGACATCATTAGAACGACAATCACAATTTTCTTCAAATCACAATCATAACACTGCAACGTTGAGCTCGCACTCATCTCCTCA GCAACCATCAGCTATGGACAACCAGAGTTTCATACATATGATAACATCAGCTAGGAATGCACaggaagataatgatgatgaagaagaagaatttgtTGTTAAGAAAGAGTCACCTTCACCTTCCAGAG GCAATTTATCAGTAAAAGTTGATGGAAAAAACAGTGATCAGAAGCCAAATACTCCGCGCTCGAAGCACTCAGCAACAGAGCAAAGACGAAGAAGCAAGATCAACGACAG ATTTCTGAGGCTGAGAGAGATCATCCCTCACAGTGACCAGAAGAGAGACAAAGCATCATTCTTGCTGGAG GTTATCGAATATATCCAATTCCTACAAGAGAAAGTGCACAAATATGAGGGGTCATATCAAGGCTTGGAGAATAAACCTTCAACATTACCTTGG AATAAGTTCAATAGTATGGCTCAAGGTTTGATTGATCATTCTCAAGGCACAAACAGTGCATCTAGTCACGCACTTATACATGCTGCACAGTTTGACGAGAACAAAATTGGAATCTCTGCAACAGGGCCTGTCAATGGACAGACACTGGAGCCAAAAAGAACTTCCAGTGTGAAAGAAAGAGGTCAGCTGTCTGAGTTAACAAACAAGGGCACAACACTTTGTATGCAACCAAACACATTTCCATTTTGTGCAAATACTAGCATAGCATCACTACAATCAACAATGGCACCTGATGCTGTTACACTGGAATTGAAATCGCAACCTCAATTTTCACTAAGTAGATCAAATGTGACTAATTATGCTGTTACAGATCACAAGCTAAAAGGCCAAGAGATGTCTATAGAAAGTGGTACAGTGAGCATCTCAAGTATCTATTCTCAGAG GTTGTTGAACACATTGAAACAAGCATTGCAGAAATCTGGAGTAGATTTGTTACAAGCCAATATGTCCGTGCAAATTGATCTCGCGAAAAGAGCAAATGACAGATCAAATGCTTCAGCGTCAAATTTTAAG GATGACAACATCTCCTCAAACAATCAACCAACTTCACAGTCCATTCATACAAGCACAAGGGACGAATCTGTCCATACCTTCAAACGACTCAAAACAAATTAG
- the LOC107855439 gene encoding angio-associated migratory cell protein, whose product MNGPSPHHEDVEHEDDVYIDENDIIQEINVDEEELVDADEDDDDEDGQDEGGGFIDETDDSLHTFTGHTGELYTVTCSPTDATLVVTGGGDDKGFMWKIGQGDFALELQGHTDSLSSLAFSTDGQLLASGSLDGHIRLWDITSGGLKDTLDGPGGGIEWVRWHPRGHVVLAGSEDSSVWMWNADTSAFMNTFLGHGDSVTCGGFTPDGKLICTGSDDATLRIWDPKSAQSIHVVRGHPYHTEGLTCLTISSDSTLALTGSKDGSAHIVNIITGRVVTSLSAHTDSIECASFSLSAPWAATGGMDNKLIIWDLQQSLPRSTCEHPEGVTCLLWLGQCRYVATGCVDSKVRIWDGLSGECTMTFSGHADAIQSLAASSNGEYLVSVSIDGTARVFEIAEFN is encoded by the exons ATGAACGGTCCGTCACCCCACCACGAAGACGTCGAACATGAAGATGATGTCTATATAGATGAAAAtgatattattcaagaaatcaatgtGGATGAAGAAG AGCTTGTTGAtgctgatgaagatgatgatgatgaagatggacAGGATGAAGGAGGAGGATTTATAG ATGAAACTGACGATTCCCTTCATACATTTACAGGCCATACTG GTGAACTATACACTGTTACCTGCAGCCCAACAGATGCTACTTTGGTGGTAACAGGTGGCGGAGATGATAAAGGATTTATGTGGAAGATCGGTCAAGGTGATTTTGCTTTGGAGTTGCAAG GTCACACAGATTCTTTATCTAGTTTGGCGTTTAGTACTGATGGTCAGCTGCTTGCTTCTGGGAGTCTTGATGGACATATAAGATTGTGGGACATAACTTCGGGAGGTCTGAAGGACACACTTGATGGTCCTGGAGGTGGAATAGAG TGGGTCAGGTGGCATCCAAGAGGACATGTGGTGTTGGCAGGTTCAGAGGATTCTTCTGTATGGATGTGGAATGCTGATACCAGTGCTTTCATGAACACGTTTTTAGGTCATGGTGATAGTGTAACCTGTGGTGGTTTCACTCCTGATG GTAAATTAATTTGTACTGGGTCTGATGATGCGACCCTGAGGATATGGGATCCAAAGAGTGCCCAAAGTATCCATGTGGTAAGAG GTCATCCATATCACACGGAAGGACTGACATGCTTGACAATCAGCTCGGATTCTACTCTTGCTCTCACAGGCTCAAAGGATGGATCTGCTCACATTGTGAATATAATTACTGGAAGG GTTGTCACTTCTCTGAGTGCTCATACAGATTCGATAGAATGTGCCAGCTTTTCATTAAG CGCTCCTTGGGCCGCAACTGGAGGCATGGATAATAAGCTTATTATCTGGGATTTGCAACAATCCTTACCTCGCTCCACATGTGAACATCCG GAGGGCGTGACATGCTTATTGTGGCTGGGGCAATGTAGATATGTAGCAACAGGTTGTGTTGACAGTAAAGTGCGGATATGGGATGGCCTTTCTGGAGAATGTACGATGACCTTTAGCGGACATGCTGATGCAATTCAGTCTCTAGCGGCATCGTCGAATGGGGAGTACCTCGTTTCTGTCTCGATAGATGGAACAGCACGAGTATTTGAGATAGCAGAGTTCAACTAA